Proteins encoded by one window of Vitis vinifera cultivar Pinot Noir 40024 chromosome 10, ASM3070453v1:
- the LOC100245282 gene encoding uncharacterized protein LOC100245282 isoform X1, giving the protein MADMDKAKGIHQLNGDLYRALMEKNSKDVLDCFERLPKDEGPLHTITIHKDTVLHMACYSKQRDLALELLKLLPPSLNDRLTNTKNDVDNTILHEVATNNSMTDVATEILNRTPKLLTARNILGETPLFRAVRYGKDEMFKLLAEKLDRMDFETEEDRKACLQRKDGTTILHISVFTENFDLALLIAERYGDLISAWDSNQMTALQHLACNPSAFLSGCEHGHLRRFIYSCISNKARGSRCQDLKSDAKSRFRWPIWEALLEEKHRYEAACELASKLLESDTSWEATNPQAVDRGVPTKPISVQEKGGGSLVSSKKREKVKPSIVLQHPDDKKGKTSPKGNRTRFNNIRNKETPLFLATMSGIPEIVSEILKKYPQAIEHYNDQGRNILHVAINYRQIEIFDMVVEMEMPARRLLRATDTKGNSILHMIGKKGKRYVSRKTRSPAIQLQEELLLFERVKEYSKSHFLKVFNHNNQTADELFASNYCELHEEAKEWLKRTAENCTIVAVLIATVAFAAAYTIPGGPNQSTGIPLLLSQPFFVVFTLADVISLTYALTSVITFLSILTSPFQLQDFKKSLLRKLMLGFTFLILSVSMMMVAFGATVILMIQNKERWTKIVLYSVAFLPVIIFALSYSPLYYRLLKACTGLLNLALELCPRCTCVSPPSWTTKFFNRGESKPNRPQSQTFSSKCPSTFQTIDSSV; this is encoded by the exons ATGGCGGACATGGATAAGGCCAAAGGCATCCACCAACTCAACGGAGATTTGTACCGTGCTCTGATGGAGAAGAACTCCAAGGATGTGCTGGATTGCTTCGAAAGACTTCCAAAGGACGAAGGTCCATTGCACACAATCACCATACATAAAGACACCGTTCTCCATATGGCCTGTTACTCCAAGCAGCGAGATCTCGCTCTCGAGTTACTGAAACTGTTGCCCCCCAGTCTTAACGACCGACTCACCAACACCAAAAACGATGTGGACAACACTATCCTCCACGAGGTAGCCACTAACAACTCCATGACTGACGTTGCCACTGAAATATTGAACAGAACTCCGAAGTTGCTTACTGCTCGTAACATCCTTGGAGAGACGCCTCTCTTTCGAGCGGTCCGGTACGGGAAAGATGAAATGTTCAAGCTACTAGCTGAGAAGCTTGACCGTATGGATTTTGAAACTGAAGAAGATCGTAAAGCCTGTTTGCAGAggaaagatggaacaactattCTCCATATTTCCGTATTTACTGAGAATTTTG ACTTGGCGCTGTTGATTGCGGAAAGATACGGAGATTTAATTAGCGCCTGGGACTCTAACCAAATGACGGCTCTTCAACATCTAGCATGCAACCCATCGGCATTTCTCAGTGGATGCGAACACGGACATCTGAGGCGATTCATCTACTCTT GTATTTCAAACAAGGCCAGGGGAAGTCGGTGTCAAGATCTTAAATCTGATG ctaAATCACGCTTTAGATGGCCCATTTGGGAAGCACTTTTGGAAGAAAAGCATAGATATGAAGCAGCTTGCGAACTTGCCAGTAAGTTACTAGAAAGTGATACTTCATGGGAGGCTACGAATCCTCAAGCAGTGGACCGAGGTGTGCCTACAAAGCCCATTTCTGTGCAAGAGAAAGGAGGAGGATCATTGGTATCAtcaaaaaaaagggaaaaagtgaAGCCCTCTATTGTCCTGCAGCACCCAGatgataagaaaggaaaaaccTCTCCAAAAGGCAATAGAACTAGATTCAACAATATCAGGAACAAGGAAACTCCATTGTTTTTAGCAACAATGTCAGGCATTCCAGAGATTGTCAGTGAAATACTCAAGAAATACCCTCAGGCAATTGAGCATTATAATGACCAAGGAAGGAACATACTTCATGTAGCGATCAATTACCGCCAGATAGAGATTTTTGATATGGTAGTTGAGATGGAAATGCCAGCCAGGAGGCTACTACGGGCAACAGACACTAAAGGGAACTCCATTCTGCATATgattggaaagaaaggaaaacgCTACGTCTCGAGAAAAACACGATCCCCTGCAATCCAATTGCAAGAGGAGTTGCTCTTGTTTGAG CGTGTGAAGGAATACTCTAAATCCCATTTCCTCAAGGTCTTCAACCATAACAACCAGACTGCAGATGAATTATTTGCTTCCAACTACTGTGAACTTCATGAGGAAGCCAAAGAATGGCTGAAGCGCACCGCTGAAAACTGCACCATTGTGGCTGTTCTTATTGCTACCGTTGCCTTTGCTGCAGCCTACACTATACCAGGAGGACCAAATCAAAGCACTGGTATCCCACTCCTCCTTTCTCAACCATTCTTCGTGGTTTTCACCCTGGCTGATGTAATCTCCCTCACTTACGCCTTGACATCTGTCATCACATTTCTCTCAATCCTCACATCTCCATTTCAGTTACAAGACTTCAAGAAGTCTCTTCTTCGAAAGCTGATGCTCGGTTTTACGTTTTTAATCCTTTCCGTGTCGATGATGATGGTGGCATTTGGTGCAACAGTCATCCTTATGATACAGAATAAGGAAAGGTGGACCAAAATTGTCCTATACTCGGTTGCATTCCTCCCAGTTATTATTTTTGCGCTCTCATATTCCCCGCTATATTATAGACTCCTGAAAGCTTGCACTGGTCTGCTCAATCTTGCACTTGAGCTTTGCCCCAGGTGTACTTGTGTTTCTCCACCATCATGGACAACCAAGTTTTTCAACCGCGGAGAATCCAAGCCCAACCGCCCTCAATCTCAAACATTCAGTTCCAAATGCCCTTCTACATTTCAAACCATTGATTCTTCAGTTTGA
- the LOC109122075 gene encoding uncharacterized mitochondrial protein AtMg00810-like: MELNVKLRKEESDLLADHSLYRKLVGSLVYLTITRSDISFAVQQVSQFLQTPRHFHLAAVHRIIRYVQGTYTRGLFFPAGNSTRLAAYSDADWAGCADTRRSITGWCVFLGDALISWKSKKQDRVSKSSTESEYLAMSLVCSEIIWL, encoded by the coding sequence ATGGAATTAAATGTCAAGCTTCGCAAAGAGGAGAGTGACTTACTTGCTGATcacagtttatataggaagtTGGTGGGTAGCCTTgtttatctcaccattactagaTCGGACATTTCTTTTGCTGTACAGCAAGTCAGCCAGTTCCTTCAGACTCCTCGTCATTTTCATTTGGCTGCTGTTCATAGGATCATACGCTATGTTCAAGGCACTTATACTCGTGGCTTGTTCTTCCCTGCAGGCAATTCTACTCGCCTTGCTGCTTAtagtgatgctgattgggctggtTGTGCGGATACCCGTCGCTCCATCACTGGTTGGTGTGTGTTCTTAGGTGATGCATTGATTtcttggaaaagtaagaagcaagacaGAGTCTCTAAGTCATCTACGGAATCTGAGTACCTGGCGATGTCTCTTGTTTGTTCTGAAATCATTTGGCTTTGA
- the LOC100256611 gene encoding uncharacterized protein LOC100256611: protein MTDVATEILNRTPKLLTARNILGETPLFRAVRYGKDEMFKLLAEKLDRMDFETEEDRKACLQRNDGTTILHISVFTENFDLALLIAERYEDLISAWDSNQMTALQHLACNPSAFLSGCEHGHLRRFIYSCISNKARGSRCQDLKSDAKSRFRWPVWEALLEEKHRYEAACELANKLLESDTSWEATNPQAVDRGVPTKSISVQEKGGGSLVSSKEKEKVELSIVLQHPDEKKGKTSPKGNRTRFNNIRNKETPLFLATISGIPEIVGEILKKYPQAIEHYNDQGRNILHVAINYRQIEIFDVVVKMEMPARRLLRATDTKGNSILHMVGKKEKRYVSRKTRSPAIQLQEELLLFERVKEYSKSHFLKVFNHNNQTADELFASNYCELHEEAKE from the exons ATGACTGACGTTGCCACTGAAATATTGAACAGAACTCCGAAGTTGCTTACTGCTCGTAACATCCTTGGAGAGACGCCTCTCTTTCGAGCGGTCCGGTATGGGAAAGATGAAATGTTCAAGCTACTAGCTGAGAAGCTTGACCGTATGGATTTTGAAACTGAAGAAGATCGTAAAGCCTGTTTGCAGAGGAATGATGGAACAACTATTCTCCATATTTCCGTATTTACTGAGAATTTTG ACTTGGCGCTGTTGATTGCGGAAAGATATGAAGATTTAATTAGCGCCTGGGACTCTAACCAAATGACGGCTCTTCAACATCTAGCATGCAACCCATCGGCATTTCTCAGTGGATGCGAACACGGACATCTGAGGCGATTCATCTACTCTT GTATTTCAAACAAGGCCAGGGGAAGTCGGTGTCAAGATCTTAAATCTGATG ctaAATCACGCTTTAGATGGCCCGTTTGGGAAGCACTTTTGGAAGAAAAGCATAGATATGAAGCAGCTTGCGAACTTGCCAATAAGTTACTAGAAAGTGATACTTCATGGGAGGCTACGAATCCTCAAGCAGTGGACCGAGGTGTGCCTACAAAGTCCATTTCTGTGCAAGAGAAAGGAGGAGGCTCATTGGTATCatcaaaagaaaaggaaaaagtggAGCTCTCTATTGTCCTGCAACACCCAgatgaaaagaaaggaaaaacctCTCCAAAAGGCAATAGAACTAGATTCAACAATATCAGGAACAAGGAAACTCCATTGTTTTTGGCAACAATATCAGGCATTCCAGAGATTGTCGGTGAAATACTCAAGAAGTACCCCCAGGCAATTGAGCATTATAATGACCAAGGAAGGAACATACTTCATGTAGCGATCAATTACCGCCAGATAGAGATTTTTGATGTGGTAGTTAAGATGGAAATGCCAGCCAGGAGGCTACTACGGGCAACAGACACTAAAGGGAACTCCATTCTGCATATggttggaaagaaagaaaaacgcTACGTCTCGAGAAAAACACGATCCCCTGCAATCCAATTGCAAGAGGAGTTGCTCTTGTTTGAG CGTGTGAAGGAATACTCTAAATCCCATTTCCTCAAGGTCTTCAACCATAACAACCAGACTGCAGATGAATTATTTGCTTCCAACTACTGTGAACTTCATGAGGAAGCCAAAGAATAG
- the LOC132254459 gene encoding uncharacterized protein LOC132254459, producing the protein MSWLLGSMEPHIVTHLRPHRSAQSMWAYLKKVYHQDNDARRFQLEHAIAMFQHGSLSIQDYYSAFLTLWHEYADLVTVDVPIAALSTIQTIHATTRRDQFLMKLRPEYESVRSSLLNRSPVPSLDICFGGLLREEQRLSTQAILEQSHGSSRMTTVAYAT; encoded by the coding sequence ATGTCTTGGCTTCTTGGTTCAATGGAGCCTCATATTGTCACCCACTTGCGGCCCCATCGCTCCGCTCAATCTATGTGGGcttatttgaagaaagtttaTCATCAGGATAACGATGCTCGTCGTTTTCAATTAGAACATGCGATTGCCATGTTTCAACATGGTAGTCTTTCCATCCAGGACTACTACTCGGCATTTTTGACTCTTTGGCATGAATATGCTGATTTGGTTACAGTGGATGTTCCTATTGCCGCTCTCTCAACTATTCAGACTATTCACGCGACTACCCGGCGTGATCAGTTTCTTATGAAACTACGTCCAGAATATGAATCTGTCCGCTCCTCTTTACTGAATAGATCTCCTGTTCCctctcttgatatttgttttggtgGGTTACTTCGCGAAGAGCAACGCCTTAGTACTCAAGCTATTTTGGAGCAATCTCATGGCAGTTCCAGGATGACAACTGTAGCTTATGCTACCTGA
- the LOC100245282 gene encoding ankyrin repeat-containing protein ITN1 isoform X3, whose amino-acid sequence MVFLFFSLKNYIVEFIPTKRFSGISNKARGSRCQDLKSDAKSRFRWPIWEALLEEKHRYEAACELASKLLESDTSWEATNPQAVDRGVPTKPISVQEKGGGSLVSSKKREKVKPSIVLQHPDDKKGKTSPKGNRTRFNNIRNKETPLFLATMSGIPEIVSEILKKYPQAIEHYNDQGRNILHVAINYRQIEIFDMVVEMEMPARRLLRATDTKGNSILHMIGKKGKRYVSRKTRSPAIQLQEELLLFERVKEYSKSHFLKVFNHNNQTADELFASNYCELHEEAKEWLKRTAENCTIVAVLIATVAFAAAYTIPGGPNQSTGIPLLLSQPFFVVFTLADVISLTYALTSVITFLSILTSPFQLQDFKKSLLRKLMLGFTFLILSVSMMMVAFGATVILMIQNKERWTKIVLYSVAFLPVIIFALSYSPLYYRLLKACTGLLNLALELCPRCTCVSPPSWTTKFFNRGESKPNRPQSQTFSSKCPSTFQTIDSSV is encoded by the exons AtggtctttttgtttttttccctgAAGAATTACATCGTGGAATTCATACCAACCAAGCGTTTTTCAGGTATTTCAAACAAGGCCAGGGGAAGTCGGTGTCAAGATCTTAAATCTGATG ctaAATCACGCTTTAGATGGCCCATTTGGGAAGCACTTTTGGAAGAAAAGCATAGATATGAAGCAGCTTGCGAACTTGCCAGTAAGTTACTAGAAAGTGATACTTCATGGGAGGCTACGAATCCTCAAGCAGTGGACCGAGGTGTGCCTACAAAGCCCATTTCTGTGCAAGAGAAAGGAGGAGGATCATTGGTATCAtcaaaaaaaagggaaaaagtgaAGCCCTCTATTGTCCTGCAGCACCCAGatgataagaaaggaaaaaccTCTCCAAAAGGCAATAGAACTAGATTCAACAATATCAGGAACAAGGAAACTCCATTGTTTTTAGCAACAATGTCAGGCATTCCAGAGATTGTCAGTGAAATACTCAAGAAATACCCTCAGGCAATTGAGCATTATAATGACCAAGGAAGGAACATACTTCATGTAGCGATCAATTACCGCCAGATAGAGATTTTTGATATGGTAGTTGAGATGGAAATGCCAGCCAGGAGGCTACTACGGGCAACAGACACTAAAGGGAACTCCATTCTGCATATgattggaaagaaaggaaaacgCTACGTCTCGAGAAAAACACGATCCCCTGCAATCCAATTGCAAGAGGAGTTGCTCTTGTTTGAG CGTGTGAAGGAATACTCTAAATCCCATTTCCTCAAGGTCTTCAACCATAACAACCAGACTGCAGATGAATTATTTGCTTCCAACTACTGTGAACTTCATGAGGAAGCCAAAGAATGGCTGAAGCGCACCGCTGAAAACTGCACCATTGTGGCTGTTCTTATTGCTACCGTTGCCTTTGCTGCAGCCTACACTATACCAGGAGGACCAAATCAAAGCACTGGTATCCCACTCCTCCTTTCTCAACCATTCTTCGTGGTTTTCACCCTGGCTGATGTAATCTCCCTCACTTACGCCTTGACATCTGTCATCACATTTCTCTCAATCCTCACATCTCCATTTCAGTTACAAGACTTCAAGAAGTCTCTTCTTCGAAAGCTGATGCTCGGTTTTACGTTTTTAATCCTTTCCGTGTCGATGATGATGGTGGCATTTGGTGCAACAGTCATCCTTATGATACAGAATAAGGAAAGGTGGACCAAAATTGTCCTATACTCGGTTGCATTCCTCCCAGTTATTATTTTTGCGCTCTCATATTCCCCGCTATATTATAGACTCCTGAAAGCTTGCACTGGTCTGCTCAATCTTGCACTTGAGCTTTGCCCCAGGTGTACTTGTGTTTCTCCACCATCATGGACAACCAAGTTTTTCAACCGCGGAGAATCCAAGCCCAACCGCCCTCAATCTCAAACATTCAGTTCCAAATGCCCTTCTACATTTCAAACCATTGATTCTTCAGTTTGA
- the LOC100245282 gene encoding uncharacterized protein LOC100245282 isoform X2, giving the protein MADMDKAKGIHQLNGDLYRALMEKNSKDVLDCFERLPKDEGPLHTITIHKDTVLHMACYSKQRDLALELLKLLPPSLNDRLTNTKNDVDNTILHEVATNNSMTDVATEILNRTPKLLTARNILGETPLFRAVRYGKDEMFKLLAEKLDRMDFETEEDRKACLQRKDGTTILHISVFTENFDLALLIAERYGDLISAWDSNQMTALQHLACNPSAFLSGCEHGHLRRFIYSCISNKARGSRCQDLKSDAKSRFRWPIWEALLEEKHRYEAACELASKLLESDTSWEATNPQAVDRGVPTKPISVQEKGGGSLVSSKKREKVKPSIVLQHPDDKKGKTSPKGNRTRFNNIRNKETPLFLATMSGIPEIVSEILKKYPQAIEHYNDQGRNILHVAINYRQIEIFDMVVEMEMPARRLLRATDTKGNSILHMIGKKGKRYVSRKTRSPAIQLQEELLLFERVKEYSKSHFLKVFNHNNQTADELFASNYCELHEEAKEWLKRTAENCTIVAVLIATVAFAAAYTIPGGPNQSTVTRLQEVSSSKADARFYVFNPFRVDDDGGIWCNSHPYDTE; this is encoded by the exons ATGGCGGACATGGATAAGGCCAAAGGCATCCACCAACTCAACGGAGATTTGTACCGTGCTCTGATGGAGAAGAACTCCAAGGATGTGCTGGATTGCTTCGAAAGACTTCCAAAGGACGAAGGTCCATTGCACACAATCACCATACATAAAGACACCGTTCTCCATATGGCCTGTTACTCCAAGCAGCGAGATCTCGCTCTCGAGTTACTGAAACTGTTGCCCCCCAGTCTTAACGACCGACTCACCAACACCAAAAACGATGTGGACAACACTATCCTCCACGAGGTAGCCACTAACAACTCCATGACTGACGTTGCCACTGAAATATTGAACAGAACTCCGAAGTTGCTTACTGCTCGTAACATCCTTGGAGAGACGCCTCTCTTTCGAGCGGTCCGGTACGGGAAAGATGAAATGTTCAAGCTACTAGCTGAGAAGCTTGACCGTATGGATTTTGAAACTGAAGAAGATCGTAAAGCCTGTTTGCAGAggaaagatggaacaactattCTCCATATTTCCGTATTTACTGAGAATTTTG ACTTGGCGCTGTTGATTGCGGAAAGATACGGAGATTTAATTAGCGCCTGGGACTCTAACCAAATGACGGCTCTTCAACATCTAGCATGCAACCCATCGGCATTTCTCAGTGGATGCGAACACGGACATCTGAGGCGATTCATCTACTCTT GTATTTCAAACAAGGCCAGGGGAAGTCGGTGTCAAGATCTTAAATCTGATG ctaAATCACGCTTTAGATGGCCCATTTGGGAAGCACTTTTGGAAGAAAAGCATAGATATGAAGCAGCTTGCGAACTTGCCAGTAAGTTACTAGAAAGTGATACTTCATGGGAGGCTACGAATCCTCAAGCAGTGGACCGAGGTGTGCCTACAAAGCCCATTTCTGTGCAAGAGAAAGGAGGAGGATCATTGGTATCAtcaaaaaaaagggaaaaagtgaAGCCCTCTATTGTCCTGCAGCACCCAGatgataagaaaggaaaaaccTCTCCAAAAGGCAATAGAACTAGATTCAACAATATCAGGAACAAGGAAACTCCATTGTTTTTAGCAACAATGTCAGGCATTCCAGAGATTGTCAGTGAAATACTCAAGAAATACCCTCAGGCAATTGAGCATTATAATGACCAAGGAAGGAACATACTTCATGTAGCGATCAATTACCGCCAGATAGAGATTTTTGATATGGTAGTTGAGATGGAAATGCCAGCCAGGAGGCTACTACGGGCAACAGACACTAAAGGGAACTCCATTCTGCATATgattggaaagaaaggaaaacgCTACGTCTCGAGAAAAACACGATCCCCTGCAATCCAATTGCAAGAGGAGTTGCTCTTGTTTGAG CGTGTGAAGGAATACTCTAAATCCCATTTCCTCAAGGTCTTCAACCATAACAACCAGACTGCAGATGAATTATTTGCTTCCAACTACTGTGAACTTCATGAGGAAGCCAAAGAATGGCTGAAGCGCACCGCTGAAAACTGCACCATTGTGGCTGTTCTTATTGCTACCGTTGCCTTTGCTGCAGCCTACACTATACCAGGAGGACCAAATCAAAGCACTG TTACAAGACTTCAAGAAGTCTCTTCTTCGAAAGCTGATGCTCGGTTTTACGTTTTTAATCCTTTCCGTGTCGATGATGATGGTGGCATTTGGTGCAACAGTCATCCTTATGATACAGAATAA